In Alosa sapidissima isolate fAloSap1 chromosome 11, fAloSap1.pri, whole genome shotgun sequence, a single window of DNA contains:
- the slc13a1 gene encoding solute carrier family 13 member 1, which yields MRGQGIWIYRHLILIILTPLLLLPIPLIYNTKVAECAFTLLLMGVYWLTEALPVSITALIPAMLFPLFGIMKSSQVAAVFFKDFHLLLTGVICLATAIEKWGLHRRIALGLISIVGVNPGRLMFGSMVGCAFLSMWLSNTSAVAMVMPIVEAVLKQIVTAEGEARELRKRALTGTSNLGLQLDEMDRQDEKAKENMSVDPSVEKVDITIEKSIPDNQGSPCDSEAQCTPSQGYYRTRQDHLMCKGLSLCIAYSASIGGMTALTGSSTNMIFAEYMHQLYPDCNSINFGNWFIFCLPISFISLFLSWIWLHWLYLGSDFRSVLHSKAGNNERETAVAKVLQEEYKALGPISRQEIISLAIFSMMVLLWFTRKPGFMPGWSSLFPDHPGYATDATVALLMGLLFFIIPAQVSTDNYETLITWKDFQSCMPWEICLLVGGGFALAEGTQASGLSYWMAKLLVPLGVLPKIATITIVCVIVTCVTEVASNSATITIFLPILAPLAESIHVNPLYMLIPATLSVSFSFLLPSANPPNAIVFSYGHLTTWDMIKAGVGVNVISVLGLLLGTSTWGIPLFNLDIYPDWATNHPMTNSSIIPH from the exons ATGAGAGGCCAGGGCATATGGATTTACCGCCATCTCATTCTCATCATCCTCACCCCTTTGCTGCTGCTACCCATCCCACTCATTTACAACACCAAG GTTGCAGAATGTGCCTTTACTCTTTTACTGATGGGGGTCTACTGGCTCACCGAGGCTTTGCCTGTGTCCATTACAGCCCTGATTCCTGCAATGCTTTTTCCTTTGTTTGGCATAATGAAATCTTCACAG GTGGCAGCAGTGTTCTTTAAGgacttccacctcctcctcactgGAGTGATTTGCCTCGCCACAGCCATTGAGAAGTGGGGCCTTCATAGGAGGATTGCCCTGGGTCTCATCAGCATAGTTGGAGTTAATCCTGGACG ACTCATGTTTGGCTCCATGGTTGGATGTGCCTTCCTGTCGATGTGGCTAAGCAACACCTCAGCAGTCGCTATGGTGATGCCCATTGTGGAAGCTGTGTTGAAGCAGATTGTCACAGCTGAGGGTGAGGCCAGAGAGCTGCGTAAGCGAGCGCTAACAGGCACCTCCAACCTGGGCTTACAGCTTGACG AAATGGACAGACAAGATGAGAAGGCTAAAGAAAATATGAG TGTTGATCCTTCTGTGGAGAAAGTTGACATTACTATTGAAAAATCTATTCCAGACAATCAA GGTTCACCCTGTGACTCTGAGGCACAATGTACACCATCACAGGGATACTACCGCACCCGACAGGACCATCTGATGTGTAAAGGCCTTTCTCTGTGCATTGCCTATTCAGCCTCAATTGGTGGTATGACCGCACTAACAGGGTCATCCACCAACATGATCTTTGCAGAGTACATGCATCA ATTATATCCTGACTGCAACTCTATCAACTTTGGGAACTGGTTCATCTTCTGCCTGCCGATTAGCTTTATTTCTCTTTTCTTATCCTGGATCTGGCTACACTGGCTATACTTGGGCTCAGA TTTCCGTTCAGTTCTGCATTCCAAGGCAGGCAacaacgagagagagacagcagtggCCAAGGTCCTGCAGGAAGAATACAAAGCACTCGGGCCAATAAG TCGTCAGGAGATCATCTCCTTAGCAATCTTCTCCATGATGGTACTGCTGTGGTTCACCAGGAAGCCAGGCTTCATGCCAGGCTGGTCATCCCTGTTCCCAGA CCATCCTGGATATGCCACCGATGCCACTGTGGCCCTTCTGATGGGCTTACTGTTCTTCATCATCCCAGCTCAAGTAAGCACTGATAACTATG AGACCTTGATCACATGGAAAGACTTTCAGTCCTGTATGCCTTGGGAAATTTGTCTTCTTGTGGGGGGTGGTTTTGCACTGGCTGAGGGCACACAG gcatctGGTCTGTCATACTGGATGGCAAAACTGCTGGTTCCTTTGGGGGTTCTTCCTAAAATTGCGACCATCACTATTGTCTGTGTCATAGTGACCTGTGTTACTGAAGTGGCCAGCAACTCTGCCACCATCACCATATTCCTGCCCATTCTTGCACCTCTG GCTGAGAGCATCCATGTGAACCCCCTCTACATGCTCATACCAGCCACCCTGAGTGTATCCTTCTCCTTCCTGCTTCCATCTGCTAACCCTCCAAATGCCATCGTCTTCAGTTATGGCCATCTGACCACCTGGGATATG ATTAAAGCCGGCGTTGGTGTGAATGTTATCAGTGTTTTGGGATTGTTGCTTGGTACCAGTACATGGGGTATACCATTATTTAACCTGGACATTTACCCTGATTGGGCTACCAACCACCCAATGACTAACTCCTCTATAATCCCACACTGA